A region from the Arachis ipaensis cultivar K30076 chromosome B01, Araip1.1, whole genome shotgun sequence genome encodes:
- the LOC107630253 gene encoding cytosolic sulfotransferase 5 isoform X1: MAEDQPSLLHKFVQDELPQELRDLVSTMPMENGWTEKHLYQYQGFWYNPFLLQALVTLQKHFHANDNDIFLVSIPKSGTTWLKALAFSLVNRSKYPNYQNHPLINNSPHALVPFFELDLNSNNEFLPNLNLSSSSSSLFSSSPRIISTHFSYVSLPNSVKESSCKIVYLCRDPKDILISHWHFANKVRKGIIDNLSLEEAFEMFCKGVSASGPFWDHMLGYWNQGMKSLNKKKIMFIKYEEIKMNPLLVLKELAEFLGFPFSREEEALGVVEDILKLCSFDNLSNLEVNTNGKMPFGVENNVFFRRGQVGDWKNYLTTEMVEKLNNIIANKLTEHGIQF; this comes from the coding sequence ATGGCAGAAGATCAACCCTCCCTTTTGCACAAATTTGTTCAAGATGAGTTACCCCAAGAACTTAGGGATTTGGTATCAACCATGCCAATGGAAAATGGTTGGACAGAAAAACACCTTTACCAATACCAAGGCTTTTGGTACAACCCTTTTCTCCTTCAAGCCCTAGTAACTCTTCAAAAGCACTTTCATGCAAATGACAATGATATCTTCCTTGTTTCAATTCCAAAATCAGGCACCACTTGGCTTAAGGCATTAGCATTTTCCTTGGTAAATAGAAGTAAGTATCCAAATTACCAAAATCACCCTTTGATCAATAATAGCCCTCATGCTCTTGTACCCTTTTTTGAGCTTGACCTAAATTCCAATAATGAGTTTCTTCCTAATCTTAACTTGTCGTCGTCGTCATCATCATTATTCTCCTCTTCTCCAAGGATCATATCTACTCATTTTTCCTATGTCTCGTTGCCGAATTCAGTAAAGGAATCATCTTGTAAAATAGTATACCTTTGTAGAGATCCTAAAGATATTTTAATTTCACATTGGCATTTTGCAAACAAAGTGCGAAAAGGAATCATAGACAACCTCTCACTTGAAGAGGCTTTTGAGATGTTTTGCAAAGGAGTGAGTGCTTCTGGACCCTTTTGGGATCACATGTTAGGGTATTGGAATCAAGGTATGAAAAGTTTAAATAAGAAGAAGATAATGTTTATAAAGTATGAAGAGATCAAAATGAATCCATTGCTTGTTTTGAAAGAACTAGCTGAATTTTTAGGGTTTCCTTTTTCTAGAGAAGAAGAGGCTCTTGGAGTGGTGGAAGATATCTTAAAGCTTTGTAGTTTTGATAATTTGAGCAATTTGGAAGTGAACACCAATGGAAAGATGCCTTTTGGAGTAGAAAACAATGTGTTTTTTCGTCGTGGccaagttggagattggaaaaacTATCTCACAACAGAGATGGTTGAAAAATTGAACAATATTATTGCAAATAAATTGACTGAACATGGGATTCAATTTTAG
- the LOC107643910 gene encoding cytosolic sulfotransferase 12-like translates to MAEGQPSSIIVPKYLQEDELSEDVRDLISTLPTDKGWFVNTIYQYNGFWHVPRQLQGLLNCQKHFQAQDTDILLATQPKSGTTWLKALTFSLINRKTKYPITLNHDHPLFSNNPHALVPFLEFDLFHVKDVVPDLSSFSSPRLFATHLPYVSLPESVKDSDCKIVYLCRDPKDTFISLWHFSNSLRLFKGANSLKDSFDQFCRGINVGGPFWDHILSYWKESLLSLEKPKKKVMFLRYEELKMNTSFVLKNLAEFLGCPFSKEEEDEGLVDDILKLCSFENLKNLEVNKNGKRPSGIANKAYFRRGEIGDWKNHLTHEMIDQLNTIVENKMAIFGFKF, encoded by the coding sequence ATGGCTGAAGGGCAACCCTCCTCCATTATTGTACCCAAATATTTGCAAGAAGATGAACTAAGCGAAGATGTTAGGGATTTGATATCAACCTTACCAACCGATAAAGGTTGGTTTGTAAACACCATCTACCAATACAATGGATTTTGGCATGTCCCTAGGCAATTGCAAGGACTCTTAAATTGTCAAAAACACTTCCAAGCCCAAGACACTGATATTCTCCTTGCAACTCAACCAAAATCAGGCACCACTTGGCTCAAGGCATTAACATTTTCCTTGATCAACCGCAAAACCAAATACCCTATAACCCTAAACCATGATCACCCTTTATTCTCTAACAATCCTCATGCTCTTGTACCCTTTTTGGAGTTTGACCTTTTTCATGTCAAAGATGTAGTTCCGGATCTAAGCTCGTTCTCTTCTCCGAGGCTTTTCGCTACTCACCTTCCTTATGTCTCGTTGCCAGAATCAGTGAAAGATTCTGACTGTAAGATAGTGTATCTTTGCAGGGATCCGAAAGATACTTTTATTTCGCTTTGGCATTTTTCTAATTCGTTAAGATTATTTAAAGGGGCGAATTCCCTTAAAGATTCCTTTGATCAGTTTTGTAGAGGAATCAATGTTGGTGGACCCTTTTGGGACCATATATTGAGCTATTGGAAGGAGAGCTTGTTGAGCTTGGAGAAGCCAAAGAAGAAGGTAATGTTTTTGAGATATGAAGAATTGAAAATGAATACTAGTTTTGTTTTGAAGAATCTAGCTGAGTTTTTAGGGTGTCCTTTTTCCAAAGAGGAGGAAGATGAAGGGTTGGTGGATGATATCTTGAAGCTATGTAGCTTTGAGAACTTGAAGAATTTGGAAGTGAATAAAAATGGTAAAAGGCCATCTGGAATTGCAAACAAAGCTTACTTCCGTCGTGGTGAAATTGGAGATTGGAAGAATCATCTCACCCACGAAATGATTGACCAATTGAATACTATTGTTGAAAACAAAATGGCTATTTTTGGGTTTaaattttag
- the LOC107630253 gene encoding cytosolic sulfotransferase 12 isoform X2, which produces MAEDQPSLLHKFVQDELPQELRDLVSTMPMENGWTEKHLYQYQGFWYNPFLLQALVTLQKHFHANDNDIFLVSIPKSGTTWLKALAFSLVNRSKYPNYQNHPLINNSPHALVPFFELDLNSNNEFLPNLNLSSSSSSLFSSSPRIISTHFSYVSLPNSVKESSCKIVYLCRDPKDILISHWHFANKVRKGIIDNLSLEEAFEMFCKGVSASGPFWDHMLGYWNQEKKRLLEWWKIS; this is translated from the exons ATGGCAGAAGATCAACCCTCCCTTTTGCACAAATTTGTTCAAGATGAGTTACCCCAAGAACTTAGGGATTTGGTATCAACCATGCCAATGGAAAATGGTTGGACAGAAAAACACCTTTACCAATACCAAGGCTTTTGGTACAACCCTTTTCTCCTTCAAGCCCTAGTAACTCTTCAAAAGCACTTTCATGCAAATGACAATGATATCTTCCTTGTTTCAATTCCAAAATCAGGCACCACTTGGCTTAAGGCATTAGCATTTTCCTTGGTAAATAGAAGTAAGTATCCAAATTACCAAAATCACCCTTTGATCAATAATAGCCCTCATGCTCTTGTACCCTTTTTTGAGCTTGACCTAAATTCCAATAATGAGTTTCTTCCTAATCTTAACTTGTCGTCGTCGTCATCATCATTATTCTCCTCTTCTCCAAGGATCATATCTACTCATTTTTCCTATGTCTCGTTGCCGAATTCAGTAAAGGAATCATCTTGTAAAATAGTATACCTTTGTAGAGATCCTAAAGATATTTTAATTTCACATTGGCATTTTGCAAACAAAGTGCGAAAAGGAATCATAGACAACCTCTCACTTGAAGAGGCTTTTGAGATGTTTTGCAAAGGAGTGAGTGCTTCTGGACCCTTTTGGGATCACATGTTAGGGTATTGGAATCAAG AGAAGAAGAGGCTCTTGGAGTGGTGGAAGATATCTTAA
- the LOC107643900 gene encoding cytosolic sulfotransferase 12-like, protein MSSQPNNAIPKYLQESEVSQECKDLIATLPIEKGWLANHLHQYQGFWHITRQLQGVLSCQKHFNALNSDILIVTTPKSGTTWLKALTFALLNRHKYPKMFQNHPLLTKNPHFLVPFLELDLYNDKDLVPNLNSTPSPRLFSTHIPYVSLPKSVIDSDCKILYLCRNPKDTFISLWHFTNKLKMEGTSTNSLEDSFKKFCNGVSLCGPFWDHVLGYWKESLEQPKKIMLMRYEEMKKNPSFVLKELARFVGCPFSKEEEDEGVIDDILKLCSFKNLSNLEVNKKGKLSSGEEHRAFFRLGEVGDSNNYLTAEMIEQLDIITEKKLGHYGFRF, encoded by the coding sequence ATGTCATCTCAACCCAATAATGCAATTCCAAAATACTTACAAGAGAGTGAAGTATCCCAAGAATGCAAGGATTTGATAGCAACCTTGCCAATTGAAAAAGGTTGGCTTGCAAACCACTTACATCAATACCAAGGGTTTTGGCATATCACTAGGCAATTGCAAGGAGTATTGTCTTGCCAAAAACACTTCAATGCTCTTAACTCAGATATTCTCATTGTTACAACTCCAAAATCAGGTACCACTTGGCTTAAGGCATTGACATTTGCATTGCTTAACCGCCACAAATACCCTAAAATGTTCCAAAACCACCCTTTGCTCACTAAAAACCCTCATTTTCTTGTACCCTTTTTAGAGCTTGATTTATACAACGATAAAGATTTAGTACCTAATCTAAATTCAACCCCTTCACCAAGGCTTTTTTCCACACATATTCCTTATGTTTCGTTGCCAAAATCAGTGATCGATTCAGATTGTAAGATACTGTATCTCTGTAGAAACCCTAAAGACACTTTTATTTCGTTGTGGCATTTCACGAACAAACTTAAAATGGAAGGTACAAGCACCAACTCACTTGAAGATTCATTCAAGAAGTTTTGTAATGGGGTGAGCCTATGTGGACCCTTTTgggatcatgttttagggtattGGAAGGAAAGCTTGGAACAGCCAAAGAAGATAATGTTGATGAGATATGAAGAGATGAAGAAAAACCCTAGCTTTGTGTTGAAAGAGCTTGCTAGGTTTGTTGGGTGCCCCTTTtcaaaagaagaggaagatgaaggtGTCATTGATGATATTTTGAAGCTATGTAGTTTCAAGAACTTGAGCAACTTGGAGGTGAATAAGAAAGGAAAGTTGTCAAGTGGTGAAGAACATAGAGCTTTTTTTCGACTTGGCGAAGTTGGAGATTCAAATAATTATCTCACTGCTGAAATGATTGAACAACTTGATATTATTACCGAAAAGAAGCTAGGACATTATGGATTTAGATTCTAG